A window of Methanosphaera sp. WGK6 contains these coding sequences:
- a CDS encoding UvrD-helicase domain-containing protein — protein sequence MSLLLQKKAARELKERTISWANKIALFLGVDLKNDFDNIRIGTLDSIAEDFVSEYDDIEVIDNFTASALMMQTLLTDERNANKNLKKFLKKFKDIPSGINTSEMNSQIQSLRERMYYDMVDFDSLKRNEGNSGILFEIIDEYNNQLKEKGLLDYSLLENRFYNLLITRRITKLENIKVLLIDEYQDTNYLQEQIYFKIAEYVKENNGSVSVVGDDDQSLYRFRGAVINLFTKYNERVFKQLGIKSRIIYLQKNYRSTRNIIDFTNDFIHLDKMYLNNRTSNKPLIIPSETAEEGLPVMGLFRKNIEELSTDLSNLIYDFINGHVNVVELDGKKYEISPNKINPSIAVLTNSPKEVSVYNKKRLPFYIRESLSYKDENILVFNPRGQNIESTDIVSLICGMILVSIDSDSKIQDSLDNLPPHTKKILKMWREYVLEYVSSNDKEIVSINDNVVMDELIKDIEGECKNLIDMSSENLIFHDIIIDTITQTSNAISFDGTLSSKQIFWHILVPIASGAINIDDDMFEIDIDENVNIMSIHQSKGLEFDVVIVDVGSDILNNASSNAFKRFPKSGGKTYSIEKYLRPYSRLSENYDNVKGVDNAFNDLIRRYFVAYTRAKSILILVGLNNMRYGYKSDFQDNIEIPNVATGWSRDKVWHWDSLDNLLNI from the coding sequence TTGTCACTACTTTTACAAAAAAAAGCTGCACGTGAGTTAAAAGAAAGAACTATTTCTTGGGCAAATAAGATAGCCTTATTTCTTGGTGTGGATTTAAAGAATGATTTTGATAATATTCGCATTGGTACATTAGATAGTATTGCAGAGGATTTTGTTTCTGAATATGATGATATTGAAGTAATTGATAATTTTACAGCTTCTGCTTTAATGATGCAAACATTACTTACTGATGAAAGAAATGCTAATAAGAATTTAAAAAAGTTTCTTAAGAAGTTTAAGGATATTCCAAGTGGTATTAATACTTCTGAAATGAATAGTCAAATTCAATCATTAAGAGAACGTATGTATTATGACATGGTTGATTTTGATTCTTTAAAGAGAAATGAAGGTAATTCTGGAATTCTTTTTGAGATTATTGATGAGTATAATAATCAATTAAAAGAAAAAGGACTTCTTGATTATTCCTTACTTGAGAATCGATTTTATAATTTATTAATAACTAGAAGAATAACTAAGTTAGAAAATATTAAAGTATTATTAATTGATGAATATCAGGATACAAATTATCTGCAGGAACAAATTTATTTTAAGATTGCAGAATATGTTAAAGAAAATAATGGTAGTGTGTCTGTTGTAGGTGATGATGATCAATCATTATATAGGTTTAGAGGAGCAGTTATTAATTTATTTACTAAATATAATGAACGCGTTTTTAAACAATTAGGTATTAAATCTAGAATTATTTATTTACAGAAAAATTATCGTTCTACTAGGAATATCATTGATTTTACTAATGATTTTATTCATCTTGATAAGATGTATTTGAATAATCGTACCTCTAATAAGCCATTAATTATTCCATCAGAAACTGCAGAGGAGGGTTTGCCAGTTATGGGTTTATTTAGGAAAAATATTGAGGAATTATCTACAGATTTATCTAATTTGATTTATGATTTTATTAATGGACATGTTAATGTTGTAGAATTGGATGGGAAAAAATATGAAATTTCTCCAAATAAAATCAATCCATCTATAGCAGTTTTAACAAATTCACCAAAAGAAGTGAGTGTTTATAATAAAAAGCGTTTACCTTTTTATATAAGGGAATCTTTGTCTTATAAAGATGAAAATATATTGGTATTTAATCCACGAGGTCAGAACATTGAATCTACAGATATTGTTTCTTTGATTTGTGGGATGATTTTAGTAAGTATAGATTCTGATAGTAAGATACAGGATAGTTTGGATAATTTACCTCCACATACTAAGAAAATTCTAAAAATGTGGAGGGAGTATGTCTTGGAATATGTATCAAGTAATGATAAGGAAATAGTATCTATAAATGATAATGTAGTTATGGATGAATTAATTAAAGATATTGAAGGTGAATGTAAAAATTTGATAGATATGTCTTCTGAAAACTTAATTTTTCATGATATTATAATAGATACGATAACTCAAACAAGTAATGCAATAAGTTTTGATGGTACTCTTTCATCTAAACAGATTTTCTGGCATATTTTAGTGCCTATTGCTTCTGGAGCTATTAATATAGATGATGACATGTTTGAGATAGATATAGATGAAAATGTGAATATAATGTCTATACATCAGTCGAAGGGACTAGAATTTGATGTTGTTATTGTTGATGTAGGTTCGGATATATTGAATAATGCTAGTTCAAATGCATTTAAAAGATTTCCTAAAAGTGGTGGTAAAACATATAGTATAGAAAAATATCTTAGACCATATTCAAGGTTATCTGAGAATTATGATAATGTAAAAGGGGTTGATAATGCATTTAATGATCTTATTAGGAGATATTTTGTGGCATATACACGTGCAAAAAGTATTTTAATACTTGTTGGATTAAATAATATGCGTTATGGTTATAAAAGTGATTTTCAGGATAATATTGAAATTCCTAATGTGGCTACGGGATGGTCCCGTGATAAAGTTTGGCATTGGGATTCCTTGGATAATTTATTAAATATATAG
- the hisD gene encoding histidinol dehydrogenase — protein MNSSDVIQPVQEIITNVRENKDKALHDYTLKFDKADITDLRVPVEIIKESVNKISPKLRKALEDAAENVSKFHEAQIPSDWTMTVKEGVTAGQIIRPLKRVGCYIPGGRAAYPSSIIMTVIPAKIAGVKEIICCTPPDKDGNISDEILAAAYIAGATHIYKVGGAQAIAAMAYSTETIPSVDKIVGPGNIFVATAKKLVYGDVDIEFPAGPSEMLALVDETANPEYIATELLSQAEHDPNAATIMVSTSRKVAEETVKCVLEYLEEQERKEIIEESLNNYSHILVAENMQDAIDFTNAYAPEHLVIVTKDHYETLESIDNAGSIFLGNLTPVAGGDYGSGTNHVLPTSGGARMYSGLSAESFLKKPTIQELSPEGVNNIKDMVINLAEAEGLYAHALSIRKRAEDLE, from the coding sequence ATGAACTCAAGTGATGTTATACAACCAGTTCAAGAGATAATAACAAATGTACGAGAAAATAAGGATAAAGCATTGCATGATTACACTTTAAAATTTGATAAAGCAGATATCACAGATTTAAGAGTACCTGTGGAAATTATTAAAGAAAGTGTTAATAAAATAAGTCCTAAACTAAGAAAAGCATTAGAAGATGCAGCAGAAAATGTTAGCAAATTCCATGAAGCACAAATACCATCTGATTGGACAATGACAGTAAAAGAAGGAGTAACCGCAGGTCAAATCATAAGACCACTAAAAAGAGTAGGTTGTTACATACCTGGAGGAAGAGCAGCATATCCGTCTTCAATAATAATGACAGTAATTCCAGCAAAAATTGCAGGAGTTAAAGAAATTATATGTTGTACACCACCAGACAAAGATGGAAATATAAGTGATGAAATACTAGCCGCAGCATATATTGCAGGAGCAACACATATTTATAAAGTAGGAGGAGCTCAAGCTATAGCAGCAATGGCCTATTCTACAGAGACAATACCTTCTGTTGATAAAATTGTAGGTCCAGGTAATATTTTTGTAGCAACAGCTAAAAAATTAGTATATGGTGATGTTGATATAGAATTCCCTGCAGGACCCTCTGAAATGTTAGCATTAGTTGACGAAACCGCAAACCCTGAATACATTGCAACAGAATTATTATCCCAAGCAGAACATGATCCTAATGCTGCAACAATAATGGTTTCAACTTCAAGAAAAGTAGCAGAAGAAACAGTAAAATGTGTTTTAGAATACCTTGAAGAACAAGAAAGAAAAGAAATTATTGAAGAATCATTAAATAATTATAGTCATATACTTGTAGCAGAAAATATGCAAGATGCAATTGACTTTACAAATGCATATGCTCCAGAACATTTAGTAATTGTAACCAAAGACCATTATGAAACATTAGAATCCATTGATAATGCAGGTTCTATATTTCTTGGAAATCTAACACCTGTAGCTGGTGGAGATTATGGTTCAGGTACAAATCATGTACTACCAACAAGTGGGGGAGCTAGAATGTACTCAGGACTTTCAGCAGAATCATTCCTTAAGAAACCAACCATACAAGAATTATCTCCAGAAGGTGTTAATAACATAAAAGATATGGTTATAAATCTAGCCGAAGCTGAAGGATTATATGCTCATGCATTATCTATAAGAAAAAGAGCTGAAGATTTAGAATAA
- a CDS encoding UvrD-helicase domain-containing protein — protein MISREKYIELVNTVLKRDLNKNQNQKEAILASIDENQCIVAGPGSGKTTVLVLKILKYYFVDNISLNNIIVTTFTKKSCT, from the coding sequence ATGATATCAAGGGAGAAATATATTGAATTAGTAAATACAGTTTTAAAAAGAGATTTAAATAAAAATCAAAATCAAAAAGAGGCTATTTTAGCTTCAATTGATGAAAACCAATGTATTGTTGCTGGTCCTGGTAGTGGAAAAACCACTGTTCTTGTTTTAAAAATTTTAAAATATTATTTTGTTGATAATATTAGTTTAAATAATATAATTGTCACTACTTTTACAAAAAAAAGCTGCACGTGA
- a CDS encoding FAD-dependent oxidoreductase, whose amino-acid sequence MNNEQQKIGVFLCHCGGNISDVIDLDKIEEELSKNEDVVTIKHHENLCSLEGRKIIKDQILREGLDRVVISACSKVTHGETFQNYIKPLNPYLYEMANIREQCSWVTEDSKKATNKALSLINSEIESVKYDEPLEKIPTQVKNKVLVVGAGISGITSAVSLAKQGMEVTLIEKKPAVGGAMVKVGKVFSPEKLTEDCAACLLNPVINEMVHNKNITLLTNTKLERSERRAGNFDVILRKKPVYVDPEKCTGCGRCTAACPTIAPDEWNEGLINRKAIYKPFPQAVPSKYTLDDEHCIKCGACINVCPTNAIDLDAIDDIISLTVGSVVIATGHQRFDTSKRPEYGHELYEDVISQMELARIIGVNGPTQGKLLVPSTGKVPRRVVMVQCVGSRDQLPGGHKYCSKVCCMVALKNANLIRSHYPDTEVIICYTDMRTPGVYEKYYKFGQDNGIELIRGRPGEIAKEDDYLLVRVEDTLTGIEEEIPTDLVVLSAALESSEGTIEVANTLNVALTEDNFIKEKHPKMKPVTTDIEGIFVCGTAQGPKDITDSIIQANAAATKISELVNGGLEVEPFIATVNVKKCVMCGNCVDNCIYQAITKSRHSIHVDAISCTGCGDCIITCPEEAISIQGQSDDKLEANIKGILKNKKDDEQIIIAFLDDIGNVSANNMGINRVSCPDSVRIINVPFINRVKYRHIYYALTHGADGVFIGEYPGTSKHEEIRENVNIMKKHLEEEGINPNRLLIHSVFIPYFRGLANQFKEFDEELKITSK is encoded by the coding sequence ATGAATAATGAACAACAAAAAATTGGAGTATTTCTATGTCATTGTGGTGGAAATATATCTGATGTAATAGACTTAGATAAAATAGAAGAAGAATTATCTAAAAATGAAGATGTAGTTACAATAAAACATCATGAAAATTTATGTTCTCTAGAAGGAAGAAAAATAATCAAGGATCAAATACTACGTGAAGGGTTAGATAGGGTAGTAATATCAGCATGTTCAAAAGTAACACATGGTGAAACATTTCAAAACTACATTAAACCATTAAATCCATATCTTTATGAAATGGCAAATATTAGGGAACAATGTTCATGGGTAACAGAAGACAGTAAAAAAGCTACAAATAAAGCATTATCTTTGATAAATTCTGAAATAGAATCTGTAAAATATGATGAACCTCTAGAAAAAATACCAACACAAGTAAAAAATAAGGTGTTAGTTGTTGGTGCGGGAATATCGGGAATTACTTCAGCAGTTTCTCTTGCAAAACAAGGAATGGAAGTAACGCTCATAGAAAAGAAACCTGCAGTAGGTGGAGCAATGGTTAAGGTAGGTAAGGTATTTTCTCCAGAAAAACTTACTGAAGATTGTGCTGCATGTCTTTTAAATCCTGTAATAAATGAAATGGTACATAATAAAAATATAACATTACTTACTAATACAAAATTAGAACGTTCTGAAAGACGTGCAGGAAACTTTGATGTAATACTTAGAAAAAAACCCGTTTATGTGGATCCAGAGAAATGTACTGGTTGTGGAAGATGTACTGCAGCATGTCCAACAATAGCTCCTGATGAATGGAATGAAGGACTTATAAACAGAAAAGCAATATATAAACCATTTCCTCAAGCAGTTCCAAGTAAATATACGCTTGATGATGAACACTGTATTAAATGTGGGGCCTGTATAAATGTATGTCCTACAAATGCAATAGATCTTGATGCAATTGATGATATTATTTCATTAACAGTAGGATCTGTTGTTATAGCAACAGGTCATCAACGTTTTGATACAAGTAAAAGACCTGAATATGGTCATGAATTATATGAAGATGTTATAAGTCAAATGGAATTAGCACGTATTATTGGTGTAAATGGACCTACGCAGGGTAAATTATTAGTACCTTCAACAGGTAAAGTTCCTCGAAGAGTTGTAATGGTACAATGTGTTGGTTCAAGAGATCAACTTCCTGGAGGACATAAATATTGTTCAAAAGTATGTTGTATGGTAGCTCTTAAAAATGCTAATCTAATTCGTTCTCACTATCCTGATACTGAGGTTATAATTTGTTATACAGATATGAGAACTCCAGGGGTCTATGAAAAATATTATAAATTTGGACAAGATAATGGTATTGAATTAATAAGAGGACGTCCTGGTGAAATAGCTAAAGAAGATGATTATTTACTTGTACGTGTAGAAGATACCTTAACTGGTATTGAAGAAGAAATACCTACAGATTTAGTAGTATTATCCGCTGCATTAGAATCATCTGAAGGAACAATTGAAGTAGCAAATACATTAAATGTAGCATTAACTGAAGATAATTTTATCAAAGAAAAACATCCAAAAATGAAACCTGTAACTACGGATATTGAAGGTATATTTGTTTGTGGTACAGCACAAGGACCTAAAGATATAACAGACAGTATAATTCAGGCAAATGCTGCTGCAACTAAAATATCTGAGCTAGTTAATGGTGGATTAGAGGTAGAACCATTTATTGCAACAGTAAATGTTAAAAAATGTGTAATGTGTGGTAATTGTGTGGATAATTGTATTTATCAAGCAATTACAAAAAGTAGACATTCTATACATGTGGATGCTATATCTTGTACTGGTTGTGGGGATTGTATTATAACTTGTCCTGAAGAGGCTATAAGTATTCAGGGTCAAAGTGATGATAAATTAGAAGCAAATATAAAAGGTATATTGAAGAATAAAAAGGATGATGAACAGATTATTATTGCATTCTTGGATGATATTGGTAACGTATCTGCGAATAACATGGGAATAAATAGGGTTTCTTGTCCAGACTCTGTACGTATTATTAATGTACCATTTATTAATCGTGTAAAATATAGACATATATATTATGCTTTAACACATGGTGCTGATGGAGTATTTATTGGTGAATATCCTGGTACTTCAAAGCATGAAGAAATACGTGAAAATGTTAACATTATGAAAAAACATTTAGAAGAAGAAGGAATTAATCCAAATAGATTATTAATCCATAGTGTATTCATACCATATTTCAGGGGATTAGCAAATCAATTTAAGGAATTTGATGAAGAATTAAAAATAACTAGTAAATAA
- a CDS encoding 2,3-diphosphoglycerate synthetase, giving the protein MDETSKKVICLVDGEHYFPVTKSAIDKIESKGYNVELLLFIGGTEKLRDTNVDVISEFFNKPVIFGENHKKIPYNLIEENITKFNVEMVIDLSDEPVINYSKRFKIATSVLEQGAIYKGPDFEFKPLKEYDVLKNPSYKILGTGKRIGKTAVSAYTARLINEEDKFTPCIVAMGRGGPEIPEIVRGDKIKLTPQYLMEKSNKGFHAASDHWEDALMSRVVTVGCRRCAGGMAGQVYMTNMVEGATMTNDLDIDLVAIEGSGSAIPPIKTNKQIVLVGASQSIDTLTEYFGPYRIKLADLVIVTMCDEEICPKEKLNLLLNKINEINPNAQVIPTIFRPHPVESIENKNVLFATTAPESVQHLLKEYLEENFNCNIIEISSNLSNRPLLQEDIERNIDNVDIMLTELKAAAVDVATKDALDKNLDVVYCDNIPIALNENDNLDEAILNLVHKAADDFNKK; this is encoded by the coding sequence ATGGACGAAACATCTAAAAAAGTCATATGTCTAGTGGATGGAGAACACTATTTTCCAGTAACAAAATCAGCAATAGATAAAATAGAATCAAAAGGATATAATGTTGAATTATTATTATTCATTGGGGGAACTGAAAAATTAAGGGATACAAATGTGGATGTTATTTCAGAATTTTTTAATAAACCAGTAATATTTGGGGAAAATCATAAAAAAATACCATATAATTTAATAGAAGAAAATATTACCAAGTTCAATGTTGAAATGGTCATTGATTTATCAGATGAACCAGTAATAAATTATTCAAAACGATTTAAAATAGCTACTTCTGTATTAGAACAGGGTGCTATATATAAAGGTCCTGATTTTGAATTTAAACCATTAAAAGAATATGATGTATTAAAAAATCCATCTTATAAAATATTAGGTACAGGTAAACGAATTGGAAAAACAGCGGTATCAGCATATACTGCTCGTTTAATAAATGAAGAAGATAAATTTACACCTTGTATTGTAGCAATGGGTCGTGGAGGTCCTGAAATTCCTGAAATAGTAAGGGGGGATAAAATTAAATTAACTCCTCAATATTTAATGGAAAAATCAAATAAAGGTTTTCATGCAGCATCTGATCATTGGGAAGATGCTTTGATGAGTAGAGTTGTCACTGTTGGATGTAGACGATGTGCTGGTGGTATGGCAGGACAAGTATATATGACAAATATGGTTGAAGGAGCTACTATGACTAATGATTTGGATATAGATCTTGTAGCTATAGAAGGTAGTGGTTCTGCTATTCCTCCTATTAAAACCAATAAACAAATTGTACTTGTTGGAGCAAGTCAATCTATAGATACATTAACTGAATATTTTGGTCCTTATAGGATTAAATTAGCAGATCTTGTTATAGTAACAATGTGTGATGAAGAAATTTGTCCTAAAGAAAAATTAAATTTATTATTGAATAAGATAAATGAAATCAATCCTAATGCTCAGGTTATTCCAACAATTTTCAGACCACATCCTGTTGAATCTATTGAAAATAAAAATGTTTTATTTGCTACAACAGCACCGGAATCAGTACAACATCTATTAAAAGAATATTTGGAAGAAAACTTCAATTGTAATATAATTGAAATTTCATCTAACTTATCTAATAGACCTTTATTACAGGAAGATATTGAAAGAAATATAGATAATGTGGATATTATGTTAACTGAACTTAAGGCAGCTGCAGTAGATGTTGCTACAAAAGATGCTCTTGATAAGAATTTAGATGTGGTTTATTGTGATAATATACCTATAGCTTTAAATGAAAATGATAATCTTGATGAAGCAATATTGAATTTAGTTCATAAAGCAGCAGATGATTTTAATAAGAAATAG
- the thsA gene encoding thermosome subunit alpha yields MVQNNQQPLIVLADGSTRTVGSQATKNNIMAAKLLSNALKTTLGPRGMDKMLINTIGDVKITNDGYTILKETEPDHPAAKMIVELAKTQEDEYVDGTTTSVVLVGEILKQAEKLLEQGIAISTIVKGLEDAKNKTLDVFEDIAIETNEEELINVARTSMSGKGSFTNLDSMAEKLVKALLNVEQDGAIDKDMIKIRKIHGEGTADTEITESVTIDKSVLESEMPKDVKNAKIALLQYPIDARELQNDAKIKLTTPGEYQGYLDKEAAMLEEEVQTIVNSGATVLFNNKKISDLGQHYLTKAGILTAKRVKAGDLERLAKATGANIVNNIRELTSDDLGEAGHVYEREVFEDREYIFIEDCKNKGVLNIIIRGSTKHITDQLEQAINDAIGAVIRARKENKALPGGGAAEIAAAKALRKYANQFTDKKQLVILAYADALEQLPVALAKNAGMDTIDVLTEALAAQEESTNMGVNVIKREISDMKEDGVLDSKNTKVGIVDAATEVSGEILRIDDVVATKPMTPVGGDMPGTPNPYM; encoded by the coding sequence ATGGTACAAAATAACCAACAACCATTAATAGTTTTAGCTGATGGTTCAACAAGAACCGTAGGAAGTCAGGCAACTAAAAATAATATAATGGCTGCAAAACTATTATCCAACGCATTAAAAACAACATTAGGTCCAAGAGGAATGGACAAAATGTTAATCAACACAATTGGTGATGTTAAAATAACAAATGATGGTTATACCATCTTAAAAGAAACAGAACCTGATCATCCTGCAGCAAAAATGATTGTAGAACTTGCAAAAACACAAGAAGATGAATATGTTGATGGAACTACAACATCTGTAGTATTAGTTGGAGAAATATTAAAACAAGCAGAAAAATTACTTGAACAAGGAATAGCTATATCAACAATCGTTAAAGGATTAGAAGATGCAAAAAACAAAACATTAGATGTTTTTGAAGATATTGCAATTGAAACTAACGAAGAAGAGCTAATCAATGTTGCAAGAACATCAATGTCTGGAAAAGGATCATTCACAAACCTTGATTCAATGGCAGAAAAACTTGTAAAAGCATTACTCAATGTTGAACAAGATGGTGCAATAGACAAAGACATGATAAAAATCAGAAAAATACACGGAGAAGGAACTGCAGATACAGAAATCACAGAATCCGTAACTATAGATAAAAGTGTATTAGAATCTGAAATGCCTAAAGATGTTAAAAATGCAAAAATAGCATTATTACAATATCCTATTGATGCAAGAGAACTACAAAACGATGCTAAAATAAAACTTACAACACCTGGTGAATATCAAGGATACCTTGATAAAGAAGCAGCAATGCTCGAAGAAGAAGTACAAACAATTGTAAACTCTGGAGCAACAGTTTTATTTAACAACAAAAAAATTAGTGACCTTGGTCAACATTACTTAACAAAAGCTGGAATATTAACAGCTAAAAGAGTAAAAGCAGGAGACCTTGAACGTTTAGCTAAAGCAACTGGTGCTAATATAGTTAACAATATACGTGAACTAACAAGTGATGATCTTGGAGAAGCAGGACATGTATATGAAAGAGAAGTATTCGAAGATAGAGAATACATATTCATAGAAGATTGTAAAAACAAAGGTGTTTTAAACATCATCATCAGAGGAAGTACAAAACACATTACAGACCAATTAGAACAAGCAATTAATGATGCAATTGGTGCAGTAATCAGAGCAAGAAAAGAAAACAAAGCACTTCCTGGTGGAGGAGCAGCAGAAATTGCTGCAGCTAAAGCATTAAGAAAATATGCTAACCAATTCACTGATAAAAAACAATTAGTAATTCTCGCATATGCTGATGCATTAGAACAATTACCTGTAGCTCTTGCTAAAAATGCAGGTATGGATACAATCGATGTATTAACTGAAGCACTAGCAGCACAAGAAGAATCAACAAATATGGGTGTAAATGTAATCAAACGTGAAATCTCTGACATGAAAGAAGATGGAGTTCTTGATTCTAAAAATACAAAAGTAGGAATTGTAGACGCTGCAACAGAAGTATCTGGTGAAATATTACGTATTGATGACGTAGTTGCAACAAAACCAATGACTCCTGTTGGTGGAGACATGCCTGGAACACCTAACCCATACATGTAA
- the aspS gene encoding aspartate--tRNA(Asn) ligase, with amino-acid sequence MTNIFDKCKRTHYSNEISPDFAGETVKVTGWVHEIRDLGGIVFVLLRDKNGITQITAPSKKVSEEMMKDIRAARKETIVTVTGTVQESPKAPNGIELIPSNIDVINVSQLPLPLDTTEKVDAEMDTRLDARFMDIRKHDVSAIFKIKNEMLHTVRNYFYDKDFTEITTPKLVASATEGGTELFPITYFEKEAFLGQSPQLYKQMMMATGLDSVFEIGQIFRAEEHDTLRHLNEALSIDAEMSFKSQEDVMGLLEDLIKNILNNVQDKCASELEDLGHELDVPSEPFPVVPYEEVIDIVNSQDVEMEYGEDLNRAAEKVLGETMGSYYFITEWPTAIKPFYVMPNSDDPEKSTAFDLMYRDLELSSGSQRIHDYDLLYNQIETKDLNPDSFEKYLQAFKYGMPPHSGWGMGADRLTMVITGVKNIRETVLFPRDRRRLTP; translated from the coding sequence TTGACAAATATATTTGATAAATGTAAAAGAACACATTACTCAAACGAAATAAGCCCTGACTTTGCTGGTGAAACAGTAAAAGTAACGGGATGGGTACATGAAATAAGAGATCTTGGTGGAATTGTATTTGTTTTACTAAGAGATAAAAATGGAATTACACAAATAACAGCACCAAGTAAAAAAGTATCAGAAGAAATGATGAAAGATATCCGTGCTGCAAGAAAAGAAACAATTGTAACAGTAACAGGTACAGTACAAGAATCTCCAAAAGCACCGAATGGAATAGAATTAATCCCATCAAATATTGATGTAATTAATGTGTCTCAATTACCATTACCATTAGACACTACTGAAAAAGTAGATGCAGAAATGGATACAAGATTAGATGCACGTTTCATGGATATAAGAAAACATGATGTAAGTGCAATCTTCAAAATAAAAAATGAAATGTTACACACAGTACGTAACTACTTCTATGACAAAGATTTCACAGAAATCACAACACCAAAACTCGTAGCTTCTGCAACAGAAGGAGGAACAGAATTATTCCCTATTACTTACTTTGAAAAAGAAGCATTCCTAGGACAAAGCCCTCAATTATACAAACAAATGATGATGGCTACAGGATTAGATAGTGTATTTGAAATAGGTCAAATATTCCGAGCAGAAGAACATGATACACTTAGACACTTAAATGAAGCATTATCTATTGATGCAGAAATGTCATTTAAAAGTCAAGAAGATGTAATGGGATTACTTGAAGATTTAATTAAAAACATATTAAACAACGTTCAAGATAAATGTGCAAGTGAATTAGAAGATCTTGGACATGAATTAGATGTACCTTCTGAACCATTCCCAGTAGTACCATACGAAGAAGTTATCGACATTGTAAACAGTCAAGATGTTGAAATGGAATATGGTGAAGACTTAAACAGAGCTGCAGAAAAAGTATTAGGAGAAACAATGGGTAGTTACTACTTTATTACTGAATGGCCAACAGCAATTAAACCATTTTATGTAATGCCTAACAGTGATGATCCAGAAAAAAGTACAGCTTTTGATTTAATGTATAGAGATCTTGAATTATCTAGTGGATCACAACGTATCCATGACTATGATTTACTATATAATCAAATAGAAACCAAAGACTTAAACCCAGATTCCTTTGAAAAATACTTACAAGCATTTAAATATGGAATGCCTCCTCACTCTGGATGGGGTATGGGTGCAGACAGATTAACTATGGTTATCACTGGTGTAAAAAACATCAGAGAAACTGTGTTATTCCCAAGAGACAGAAGACGACTCACACCTTAA